In Nostoc punctiforme PCC 73102, the genomic stretch GCGTAATACACGGTTTCAGGAGGAAATAGAAGTACTCCTTGCTGAAATACAAAATCTCAGTCAAAAGAATGCTGCATTGATGCAACGAACAGCAATTGCTTTCTCCCAAATAGAACTTGAGCTTTTACGCGATCGCATTTTGCTTGATTTGAAATTAGGCAAGCAAGCCCCTGGATACAAAGCTGTTCAAAAAGCTCTCAATCGTTTCATCGCTGAATTGACTTACCCAAACACAAGCGTTTTTTGACTTCGCCAACAGCATCATCCTCTTAAGTTGGCGTAAAAAAAACCAAAGTATGTAAAGATAAGTAAATACATAAAATGCATCTACCGAGGTTACTAAGACATGGGCGCTCGTTAAAAAGGGAACTACAGTACAGAACGTGTAAAATTTGAATCTAATCGTTCTGGTCAAACTTTTGTTACATAGTTATAAATTTTCCCGCCCACTTACTTAGAGCAAGAAGGGTCACTCGCTCTACCACAGAGCGAATTTGGTTTGGATGTGATTGCTTATATAGGAGCGTTACGATACCAGGAACATAGAAGTGTTCCCCAAATACACACTCACCTTGAATTAAAGGGTATATGTATAAGTCAAAGAACGGTCACGCACCTAATTGACAGATATGACGAATTACTTTCTTGTGATTTGAATCATAAAATAAACTTTTAGCTCACAATATGCTTCAGAAAGCATTAACCATTTTATGCTTCAAAAATCGGCGAAAAAGTAGAAGACATGTTCCATGTAATACACAGTTAAGGGGTTAGATTTGGCAAAGCTGTCATGAAGTACAAACTAAACTGTTTAGTTTAAATATCAAGCATCACCATCTAAAGCCCTTAAATAGATACAGTTAAGATTTTAAACAACCAGTCTTCTAGAGGTACGCCGAATTCTTCTGGAATCTGTTGTTGTATCTTGGTGTATTGAACCTGATTCCAATATGCAGGATTAAATATACTGTGCGGAACTTCTACATCAACTAATTGTGGATTTTCCATAACACGACACCACATTCTGGCTCGATAATCAATTGTGAGGTTCCCAAAAGGTAACTCAATCCAATAATGCGGTGACACTTGACCATGCCCAACCCATCGGAACGAACCGTACCAAATTAGATGTTCAATACCCTCATTAAATAAAATAGTAGAGAGAACTTTGCTATGCCCATCACACTCCGTTGGGGAATTATTCCAAACACCTAATTCTTCACGTAGCTGCTCAATAAAATCATTATTCATTCCAAGCATATTTATTCTCCAATAGTACTTTCAATTTGCGAACTGTATTGATTGTCATATCAGCTTGTGTTGCTGTTTGACGCAATAATAATTTCTCATCAAGTGCTGCAATTACTCCTTGTTAAGCACGTTCTTCTTCAATTTCTTCAATTAACTGCTCAATCCAACTAGGTTTACCTGCTAGAATATCTACTTCAAACTCTGATAACTGCTTTTTTTTCATCCGCCGCAAATCTCGCAATGCAGCAGTCGCATCTTCCGGGTTGTCAAATTTGTAATATTCAGTCAAACTCCCAATAGAGCAATTGTAGTCAGCATATCTATATTTAAAATATTTCTCTACATTCCCTCGATGCGACCAGTGTCCTAAAACTTTGATTGAAACATGAGAAAAATGTTTGACCAAATCAGTTTGAACTTCAGCTACGCGTGCTTGTATTTCCCGCCTAGTCACACCAATTTTATAAAATGTTTCTTTATCAGTATCAATTTGAAGGTAATACAGAGTATTCGATAAAATTTTCTTTAATTCGGCGCGATATATTTGCAGATCCCAAAGACATTCATGAAAATTTGATGCATCATCAAGATAAGCAACTTGAACTTTTTTCTCTAACTGCTGCAACTTCTCCCACAATATTGATTCTTGCACTTGGTTGAACAGCATTAACGATAATGCACCAACAGGTATCTTACCTAGCTTGGTAAACTGGTATTCTCCATAGAGACGGTATTCATTGTACTCTAACAATTTTTCTTTAATAAAAATTGAGTTAATTTTACTCTCATAAATACCTTTGTTCTTCCATCCGTATCGATTCCAAAGGGTCTTGATCTGTTGGAGTTCTTTACCTGTTAGACATATATTGAAGTTATTGTATAAAGGTAAAGTAGGAATTTCACGTTCACTGCGATTAGCTACTTCTCTGCAAGTAAAGTTAGTGTGTGCGAAGTGGTGTTCTTTACGATTTCCCTTTTTCGCCGTCAACTCACCACCACAGTAGGGACACTTTAACTGAGTTCTCCCTCGTAGAACATCTTCAATCGGTACTAAGATCAAATCTAGGTCAACACCATACCTGAGCCACATTTGGGAATACCTTTTATTTGATACACCAGGAAAGGTAGGCTTGAAAAGCGCGTAATGATATTTTACTGTATCAAAAAAAGCTGCTGTAAAATAAATAATTCTTAAGGAATTTATCTTAAAAAGAAATACGTTTAAATTCCCAAATTAACATTGTCCAGTCATAACCATCAGAATCAACTACACTAATGTACCATCTAAAAGAGGCTGTATACCTCTTTAATGCCATTGACTTAACTAACATATTCTCTTCATCAGTAGCGTCGGAGCTATGACCTGCTTGAATTAAATCACCAACTCTAGTAATTTCATATATTAATCAAGTGTTGAATAATCAGAAAGTTCTGTTGTTTCTAACTCACTTAAAAAGCCAGTTAATGCAAATGGACATTTACAACTAAGCTCTTTTTCTAAAAAATCAGCATTTAAGTGATATTCAAAACACACAGTATCAAAAATATCCTCAGTAGTTAATTCTAGATTTTCATCTAATTCCACTATTCGTGCTTCTATTAAGTAAATTAGCTCTTTACTAGAGAAGTAAGTTTTGATTGTAGAAGTAATTATTAGATGATTTATTTTAGTAACTATCATTTTAACTCTCCGATGATTTTAAACATAATCTTCAAATTGGTAAATGCTGTTGTAAGATTGGGTGCAAAGAAGCAGCAATTGCCTCAAACTTATCACCATCTGGATAGGGACGAAGAATTTCCTCACCGTCTTCGTTCAACCACTCTTGTCGTATTGGAGTGTACTCAAGCGATAGAATTGCAGTTCTCCACCAGCCAGATAATGCTAAATGTTCCCCAGACCAAAATAGCCGGAAATCAACCTTCTTATTTCGATAAACTTCACTAATAGGATTAGAATAAGGACGGTTTTTAGGATCAAAAGTCTCAGTAAAATAGCCTTGAAAATCAATTACTAAAAAATCTTTTTTAATTTCTGCTGTTAATTTAAAACGAGAGTGTAGATAATGAGCAGATAAAATTTTAGCGGCTGCTAATTCAAATTCTATAGGTAAAGTAGATAAACTCATTAATTAATAATTTCCTTGAATACCGATGCGAACATTATTGAAAAATTGATACCCTTGATAAAAACTGTTTACTACTGAATTTTTTGATGTTCACTCAAGTCCAACAGTGTCTCGTTTGGGTTTGCGTTGCCCAACACGTTGGGAAGACTTTTTAGGCATTTTCTGTTTAGTTGCAGCTTCATCATCAATTGTCTTCTGTTCTATTATGGGACTGACAGTAATATTTGTTTCTAGTGGTGTCTCACTAATTGAAGAATCAGTTTGTTTTGTCTTCTTGCGAGTTTGTTTCTTCTTGGGGACTGGCTCTATAGAAGTTTTGCCTGGTGTAGTAGAAGGCGTTTCATCTATCGTAGAACTGACGGGCTTTTTACGAGTCCGTTTCGCTTGAGATGGTGGTTTGTCAGATTTCGGAGGCGATGCTACCACATCTGCTGCGCCCTTTGATAAATCCACCGCAGTTTTTGGTACAGATGTAGAACCCATTCCCATCTGTAGCAAATGCCACAAATGTTCACGGCGACTTTCCATATAAGAGAGTTTTTGTTCTCCCTCAGTGGTATCCAATGCCATACGTTCACATTGGGCTAGTGTTAGGGTATGTTCATGCAATCTTTCTAAACTAAGAGTGTCGTGGCCATCATGTGCTACCGCTGCCACAGCCCGTATAAGCCAGTCTTTGAGTACCCCAACACAACCAATGCAACGTTCATAGAAATAAAGCCAATGCTGCATTAGCTCTCTTACATCAACATTCATCGGTACTTGCATCAGGAGTGCCAATAATGCGGCTTGAAAATCCTGACGGTCAAGTTCATTTTGATACAGATAACGCGGAAAATGGATATCTAGTCCCCGCCGGGATGCTTGACCACTTAAATTGCGGAAATTTAGCAGTTCGTAAGTCCCAATGAGAATGTGTAGCACACCCGTAACGTTGGTCATAGACTTAATCCAGTCCAACTGGTCTAAAAGCTTACCAGCACTTGCACCAGTCCCAATCTTCATTAAGTGCTGTGCTT encodes the following:
- a CDS encoding GIY-YIG nuclease family protein translates to MWLRYGVDLDLILVPIEDVLRGRTQLKCPYCGGELTAKKGNRKEHHFAHTNFTCREVANRSEREIPTLPLYNNFNICLTGKELQQIKTLWNRYGWKNKGIYESKINSIFIKEKLLEYNEYRLYGEYQFTKLGKIPVGALSLMLFNQVQESILWEKLQQLEKKVQVAYLDDASNFHECLWDLQIYRAELKKILSNTLYYLQIDTDKETFYKIGVTRREIQARVAEVQTDLVKHFSHVSIKVLGHWSHRGNVEKYFKYRYADYNCSIGSLTEYYKFDNPEDATAALRDLRRMKKKQLSEFEVDILAGKPSWIEQLIEEIEEERA
- a CDS encoding ATP-binding protein; this encodes MDNLESLNQNDQMHLKLTQFKEYAVLHPQLARVDMLLMRAIREPAGFAHVLVYGPSGVGKTTMIRQIAKRLNENVPEQLPGVSNSLSYRNGSQPLMPLLLLETRPSDGGVFNRADYYRTALKLLGEPFYERRMLIDIDAEQTWEKKGRSRTKTAQFNDSPELRHALEEAMTKRGVRAVILDEAQHLMKIGTGASAGKLLDQLDWIKSMTNVTGVLHILIGTYELLNFRNLSGQASRRGLDIHFPRYLYQNELDRQDFQAALLALLMQVPMNVDVRELMQHWLYFYERCIGCVGVLKDWLIRAVAAVAHDGHDTLSLERLHEHTLTLAQCERMALDTTEGEQKLSYMESRREHLWHLLQMGMGSTSVPKTAVDLSKGAADVVASPPKSDKPPSQAKRTRKKPVSSTIDETPSTTPGKTSIEPVPKKKQTRKKTKQTDSSISETPLETNITVSPIIEQKTIDDEAATKQKMPKKSSQRVGQRKPKRDTVGLE